DNA from Kineosporiaceae bacterium:
AAGACCTCGGCCGGCACCACGGTCAAGGTCAACACCCAGGACCACAACACCTTCCAGGAGAACATCAACAACTACCTTCAGGGCAAGCCGGACGACGTGTTCACCTGGTTCGCCGGGTACCGGATGCGGTTCTTCGCCTCCAAGGGCCTGGCCGGCGACGTGAGCGACGTCTGGGGCAAGATGCAGGGCTTCACCGACGCCTTCAAGACCGCCTCGACCGGTGATGACGGCAAGCAGTACTTCGTGCCCAGCTCGTACTACCCGTGGGCCGTCTTCTACCGGCCGTCGCTGTGGAAGGAGAAGGGCTACACCGTTCCCAAGACGCTGGACGAGCTGAAGACACTCGGCGCCCAGATGAAGAAGGACGGCCTGACCCCGATCGCGTTCGGCGACAAGGACGGCTGGCCGGCGATGGGCACCTTCGACGTGCTCAACATGCGCGTCAACGGCTACCAGTTCCACATCGACCTGATGTCGCACAAGGTGTCCTGGAGCGACCCGAAGGTCAAGAAGGTCTTCTCGACCTGGGCCGAGCTGCTGCCGCTGCACCAGGCCGACCCGCTGGGCCGCACCTGGCAGGAGGCCGCGCAGGCGCTGCAGACCAAGAAGGCCGGCATGTACCTGCTGGGCCTGTTCGTCACCCAGCAGATGACCGCCAACCTGGACGACGTCGACTTCTTCACCTTCCCGGAGATCGACTCGGCCATCGGCTCCGATGCGCTGGACGCCCCGATCGACGGCTTCATGATGGCCAAGAAGCCCAAGGACGAGGCCCGTGCCAAGGCCCTGCTGGAGTGGCTCGGCGGCAAGGAGGCC
Protein-coding regions in this window:
- a CDS encoding carbohydrate ABC transporter substrate-binding protein, which translates into the protein MSRPQSEAEYLARLVPPSVAATSFNRRALLRAGAGLGAAAGGAVLLSACGGSDSSTSGATSAAASGGASAAGGGEVSFGSNASDEIPKKVIAALADGFKTSAGTTVKVNTQDHNTFQENINNYLQGKPDDVFTWFAGYRMRFFASKGLAGDVSDVWGKMQGFTDAFKTASTGDDGKQYFVPSSYYPWAVFYRPSLWKEKGYTVPKTLDELKTLGAQMKKDGLTPIAFGDKDGWPAMGTFDVLNMRVNGYQFHIDLMSHKVSWSDPKVKKVFSTWAELLPLHQADPLGRTWQEAAQALQTKKAGMYLLGLFVTQQMTANLDDVDFFTFPEIDSAIGSDALDAPIDGFMMAKKPKDEARAKALLEWLGGKEAGGIYAKTDPTTLIANSQVDISGYTALQKKSAELVGSAKNIAQFLDRDTRPDFASTVMIPGIQTFLKNPKDIDGLCNSLENQAKTIFTA